The Geodermatophilaceae bacterium NBWT11 genome has a segment encoding these proteins:
- the mshA gene encoding D-inositol-3-phosphate glycosyltransferase, producing MVSRHRCPSERWTRTGGRSHVPARRPLRPGVLRSGEPLLPRRVATLSVHTSPLDQPGAGDAGGMNVYIVEVSRRLAARGVAVEVFTRATSSDLPPVVEMVPGVTVRHVSAGPFEGLGKDDLPAQLCAFTAAVLREEARHEPGHFDVLHSHYWLSGQVGWLARDRWGVPLVHSAHTLAKVKNAALADGDAPEPRARVIGEEQVVAEADRLIANTAEEARQLVRWYDADPARTLVVPPGVDLERFSPGDRGAARRAVGVADDALVLLFVGRIQPLKAPDVLLYAAARMLADEPALRDRLQVLVVGAPSGSGLAEPRQLQELAVSLGIADVVRFVPPQAPDSLAEHYRAADVTVVPSHNESFGLVALESQACATPVVAAAVGGLPTAVEDGVSGVLVDGHDPADYAAAIRKVVEQRDVLAPGARRHAARFSWDRTADSLLGAYSAAIVELDAAQQVRSPRDRVRDAVRALSGTGGSR from the coding sequence ATGGTGAGTCGACACCGGTGCCCGTCCGAGCGCTGGACACGAACCGGCGGGAGGAGCCACGTGCCCGCTCGCCGTCCGCTGCGCCCGGGCGTGCTCCGCTCCGGCGAGCCGCTGCTGCCCCGCCGGGTCGCCACGCTCAGCGTGCACACCAGCCCGCTGGACCAGCCCGGGGCCGGTGACGCCGGGGGCATGAACGTCTACATCGTCGAGGTCTCCCGGCGGCTGGCCGCCCGCGGCGTGGCCGTCGAGGTGTTCACCCGGGCCACCAGCTCCGACCTGCCGCCGGTCGTGGAGATGGTGCCGGGGGTGACCGTGCGGCACGTGTCGGCCGGGCCCTTCGAGGGCCTGGGCAAGGACGACCTGCCGGCCCAGCTGTGCGCCTTCACCGCCGCGGTGCTGCGCGAGGAGGCCCGGCACGAACCGGGGCACTTCGACGTCCTGCACAGCCACTACTGGCTCTCCGGGCAGGTCGGCTGGCTGGCCCGGGACCGCTGGGGCGTGCCGCTGGTGCACTCGGCGCACACGCTGGCCAAGGTCAAGAACGCAGCGCTCGCCGACGGGGACGCCCCCGAGCCCCGCGCCCGGGTGATCGGCGAGGAGCAGGTGGTCGCCGAGGCCGACCGGCTCATCGCCAACACCGCCGAGGAGGCCCGCCAGCTCGTGCGCTGGTACGACGCCGACCCGGCGCGCACCCTCGTCGTCCCGCCGGGTGTGGACCTGGAGCGGTTCTCCCCGGGTGACCGGGGGGCCGCCCGACGCGCCGTCGGGGTCGCCGACGACGCCCTGGTGCTGCTGTTCGTCGGCCGCATCCAGCCGCTGAAGGCCCCCGACGTGCTGCTGTACGCCGCGGCCCGGATGCTCGCCGACGAGCCCGCGCTGCGCGACCGGCTGCAGGTGCTGGTGGTCGGGGCCCCCAGCGGGAGCGGCCTGGCCGAGCCGCGCCAGCTGCAGGAGCTGGCGGTCTCCCTGGGCATCGCCGACGTCGTCCGGTTCGTCCCGCCGCAGGCCCCGGACTCCCTCGCCGAGCACTACCGGGCCGCCGACGTCACCGTGGTGCCCAGCCACAACGAGTCCTTCGGGCTGGTCGCGCTGGAGTCCCAGGCCTGCGCCACCCCGGTGGTGGCGGCCGCGGTCGGCGGGCTGCCCACCGCGGTCGAGGACGGCGTCTCCGGCGTCCTGGTCGACGGGCACGACCCGGCCGACTACGCCGCGGCGATCCGCAAGGTCGTCGAGCAGCGTGACGTGCTGGCACCGGGCGCCCGCCGGCACGCCGCCCGGTTCAGCTGGGACCGCACCGCGGACTCCCTGCTGGGCGCGTACTCCGCCGCGATCGTCGAGCTCGACGCCGCCCAGCAGGTCCGCTCGCCGCGGGACCGGGTGCGCGACGCCGTCCGGGCGCTCTCGGGCACCGGGGGCTCCCGGTGA